A stretch of the Sulfurimonas sp. HSL3-1 genome encodes the following:
- a CDS encoding ribose-phosphate pyrophosphokinase produces the protein MRGYKIFAGSASEEFAKEVCSYLDVPLAKADIKRFSDGEISVQVAESVRGRDVFIIQSTGAPSNDNLMELLIMTDALRRSSASSITAVIPYFGYARQDRKAAPRVPISAKLVANLYQTAGIDRLVTIDLHAGQIQGFFDIPVDNLYGSIIFQQHIESKKLPNPIIASPDIGGVARARYFAEKLGLEMVIVDKRREKANVAEVMNIIGDVDGKDVIMIDDMVDTAGTMVKAAAALKAKGATSVMACATHAVLSGKAYENIDKGELDELIVTNSLDSKPHPKIKVLTVAPLFGEVIRRVYHNESVNSLFA, from the coding sequence ATGCGCGGTTACAAGATTTTTGCGGGAAGTGCCAGCGAAGAGTTTGCGAAAGAGGTCTGCAGCTACCTCGACGTTCCCCTGGCGAAAGCGGACATTAAACGTTTCAGTGACGGAGAGATCTCTGTCCAGGTAGCGGAGAGCGTCCGCGGACGTGACGTCTTCATCATCCAGTCAACGGGAGCCCCGTCCAACGACAACCTGATGGAGCTGCTCATCATGACCGATGCGCTTCGCCGCTCCTCCGCAAGCTCCATCACCGCCGTCATCCCCTATTTCGGTTACGCACGCCAGGACCGCAAAGCGGCACCGCGCGTTCCGATCAGTGCGAAGCTGGTTGCGAACCTCTACCAGACGGCGGGCATTGACCGCCTCGTCACCATCGACTTGCACGCCGGTCAGATCCAGGGCTTCTTCGACATCCCCGTCGACAATCTCTACGGCTCTATTATCTTCCAGCAGCATATCGAGAGCAAGAAGCTTCCCAACCCGATCATCGCGAGCCCGGATATCGGCGGGGTCGCCCGTGCCCGTTACTTCGCGGAGAAACTGGGACTGGAGATGGTCATCGTCGACAAACGCCGCGAAAAAGCGAACGTGGCCGAGGTCATGAACATCATCGGCGACGTCGACGGTAAAGACGTTATCATGATCGACGATATGGTCGATACGGCTGGGACGATGGTCAAGGCGGCGGCGGCACTCAAAGCCAAGGGCGCAACATCTGTTATGGCGTGTGCGACGCACGCGGTCCTGAGCGGCAAAGCCTACGAAAATATCGACAAGGGCGAACTGGACGAACTGATCGTCACCAACTCCCTCGATTCCAAACCGCACCCGAAGATCAAGGTGCTGACAGTCGCGCCGCTCTTCGGCGAGGTCATCCGTCGCGTTTACCACAACGAGAGCGTCAACTCGCTTTTTGCATAA
- the lepA gene encoding translation elongation factor 4 → MDLKHIRNFSIIAHIDHGKSTLADRIIQECGSVTERELKSQMMDTMDIEQERGITIKAQSVRLDYVKDGEHYVLNLIDTPGHVDFSYEVSKSLASSDGALLIVDAAQGVEAQTIANVYLALDNNLELLPVINKIDLPAAEPERVAEEIESSIGIDATDALMVSAKTGVGIRELVDAIVDRIPAPVGDPVAPTKAIIYDSWFDPYLGALALVRVFDGSIRKKQIVKLMSNNEQHEVLDLMYPHPLKKMKTDSIGSGEIGIVVLGLKDVGTLNVGDTITDAKNPTAEPVGDYEPAKPFVFAGLYPIDTDKFEDLRDALDKLRLNDSSLSYEPETSIALGFGFRVGFLGMLHMEVVKERLEREFDLDLIATAPSVVYDVYLTDGSTQEVHNPSELPPVNHIERIEEPYVKATVITPTEYLGNIMNLLVAKRGLQEKMDYLNEERVLLEYSVPMNEIVVDFYDKLKSISKGYASFDYEPTDFREGDLVKLDVRVAGDVVDALSVIVPREQAEQRGRALVKSMKELIPRQLFEVAVQASVGNKVIARETVKSMGKNVTAKCYGGDITRKRKLLEKQKAGKKRMKAIGKVQLPQEAFMSVLKMD, encoded by the coding sequence ATGGATCTCAAACATATTCGCAACTTCTCCATCATCGCCCACATCGACCACGGTAAAAGTACCCTGGCCGACCGGATCATCCAGGAGTGCGGCTCTGTCACGGAGCGTGAACTCAAATCGCAGATGATGGACACGATGGACATCGAGCAGGAGCGCGGTATCACCATCAAGGCGCAGAGCGTCCGGCTTGACTATGTCAAAGACGGGGAGCATTACGTCCTTAACCTCATTGACACCCCGGGCCACGTCGACTTCAGCTACGAAGTGAGCAAATCGCTGGCCTCCTCCGACGGGGCGCTGCTGATTGTCGATGCGGCGCAGGGGGTCGAGGCGCAGACCATCGCCAATGTCTACCTGGCCCTGGACAATAACCTCGAACTCCTCCCGGTCATCAACAAGATCGACCTGCCCGCCGCCGAGCCGGAGCGCGTCGCCGAGGAGATCGAATCGAGTATCGGGATCGATGCCACGGACGCCCTGATGGTCTCCGCCAAAACGGGTGTAGGCATCCGTGAGCTCGTCGATGCCATCGTCGACCGTATTCCCGCCCCGGTGGGCGACCCGGTGGCGCCGACGAAGGCGATCATCTACGACAGCTGGTTCGACCCCTATCTTGGTGCGCTGGCACTGGTGCGCGTCTTTGACGGCAGCATCCGCAAAAAGCAGATCGTCAAGCTGATGAGCAACAACGAGCAGCACGAGGTCCTCGACCTCATGTACCCGCACCCGCTCAAAAAGATGAAGACCGACTCCATCGGCAGCGGCGAGATCGGCATTGTCGTGCTTGGCCTCAAAGATGTCGGGACCCTTAATGTCGGCGATACGATCACCGATGCGAAAAACCCGACGGCAGAACCTGTCGGCGATTACGAACCGGCCAAGCCCTTCGTCTTCGCGGGGCTCTACCCCATCGATACGGACAAGTTCGAAGACCTGCGCGATGCGCTCGATAAACTGCGCCTCAACGACTCTTCGCTCAGCTATGAGCCGGAAACGTCCATCGCGCTGGGCTTTGGTTTCCGTGTCGGATTCCTAGGCATGCTGCACATGGAGGTCGTCAAGGAGCGTCTGGAACGCGAATTCGACCTGGACCTGATTGCCACGGCGCCGTCGGTCGTCTACGACGTCTACCTGACGGACGGCTCGACGCAAGAGGTGCATAACCCCTCCGAGCTGCCGCCGGTGAACCACATTGAGCGCATCGAGGAGCCCTACGTCAAGGCGACGGTCATCACGCCGACGGAGTACCTCGGCAACATCATGAACCTGCTCGTCGCCAAGCGCGGTCTCCAGGAGAAGATGGATTACCTCAACGAGGAACGCGTTCTGTTGGAGTACTCCGTGCCGATGAACGAAATCGTTGTCGACTTCTACGACAAGCTCAAGTCCATCTCCAAGGGGTACGCGAGCTTCGATTACGAACCGACCGACTTCAGGGAGGGCGACCTCGTCAAGCTTGATGTCCGCGTCGCCGGCGACGTCGTCGACGCCCTCTCAGTCATCGTCCCGAGGGAACAGGCCGAACAGCGCGGCCGCGCCCTCGTCAAGAGCATGAAAGAGCTGATTCCCCGCCAGTTGTTCGAGGTGGCGGTACAGGCTTCCGTCGGCAACAAGGTCATTGCCCGGGAGACGGTCAAGTCGATGGGCAAGAACGTCACCGCGAAGTGTTACGGCGGGGACATCACCCGTAAACGCAAACTGCTCGAGAAACAGAAAGCCGGTAAAAAACGGATGAAGGCGATCGGTAAGGTACAGTTGCCGCAGGAGGCCTTCATGTCCGTCCTTAAAATGGACTAG
- a CDS encoding HesA/MoeB/ThiF family protein gives MMQYFHRQIKLWGEEVQQSLQAKRIAIIGSGGLGSSLAFALGATGIGEIHIVDFDEVSVHNIHRQIAFKTGDEGKNKAVVNAGIVEARCPFTKAYAHECDFNGFAEKGIEVDLILDATDNLPTRGQINEYAKIHNTPWVYGSVEAFHGQVCFFDRSSFNDVFKITLKEPAGIAAPIVMHIASLQANLALRYLAGQPVKKDFLYYLFFNDEGELVTQKFGLPV, from the coding sequence ATGATGCAGTATTTCCATCGTCAGATCAAACTCTGGGGTGAAGAGGTCCAGCAGTCGCTGCAGGCGAAGCGGATCGCCATCATCGGGAGCGGGGGACTGGGAAGCTCCCTTGCCTTCGCCCTGGGGGCAACGGGAATAGGGGAGATACACATTGTGGATTTCGATGAGGTGAGCGTGCACAACATTCACCGGCAGATCGCTTTCAAGACGGGGGACGAGGGCAAGAACAAGGCCGTCGTCAATGCGGGGATCGTCGAAGCGCGCTGCCCCTTTACGAAGGCGTACGCCCACGAGTGCGACTTCAACGGTTTCGCCGAAAAAGGGATCGAAGTCGACCTGATCCTCGACGCGACGGACAACCTGCCGACGCGGGGGCAGATCAACGAATACGCCAAGATCCACAACACGCCCTGGGTCTACGGATCGGTGGAGGCTTTTCACGGACAGGTCTGTTTTTTCGACCGTTCCTCCTTTAACGACGTCTTCAAGATCACCCTGAAAGAACCGGCGGGGATCGCCGCGCCGATTGTCATGCATATCGCCTCGCTGCAGGCGAACCTCGCCCTGCGCTACCTGGCGGGACAACCGGTCAAAAAAGACTTCCTCTACTACCTCTTTTTCAACGACGAGGGCGAACTCGTGACACAGAAATTCGGTCTGCCGGTATAA